TATGATCGGATGGAATATGAGCTTCTCAATGCCGGAATCAAAGACGTAAACGATCCTGTTCAGCGCGCCAATATCAATTTAGAACTGGGGATACCCTATTTGATAGGGCTTAGTCTAGGCGAACTGGCTTGGACAGGGAACTGGGAAAGAACCGATCCCGCTAACATCCATTCTCCCAGCTACTGGGACAGTGACACAGAAATCAAAAGTATGCTGAGAGTGGCACTCATGGAAACAGCCACTGGTAATGTCATCTCAGATTATGCCGTAGAAACCAGCATCAGTGAATTCCCTATTCCTTTTGGCGAGGAACAAACGCTGGATTTGAATTTTGGCACCTTATACAAAGCCGTGTCAGTTTCTACACGCAAAGGCATCAAAAATCTGATCAGGGACTGTGGCTGCTAAAGCTTATCAGAAAGCAATGCCTAATCCATCACCCGTACCAATTCCTTAATCACATCTGCCATAATTGGCTCTGCCTTGGCAGCAGCTGCAAGCACCTCCGCTATGGTCACGGCTTTGATTTTCCCCTCTACTCCCAAGTCAGTTATAGCGGAAATCCCAAACACTTCTATGCCCATTTGCCTTGAAACAATCACTTCAGGCACGGTACTCATGCCCACTGCATCTGCCCCTATACTTCTGATGTATTTGTATTCTGCGGGTGTCTCCAGATTTGGACCTTGCACCCCAGCATAAACCCCCGTATGCACCGGGTAGCCTTTTCTCTGGGCATAGCCCAAAGCTTGTGCGATTAATCTAGATGAATAAGCATCGCTCATATCCGGAAATCTCGGCCCAAACTCCTCAAAATGTTTTCCCCGAAGAGGATTTTCAGGAAACAAGTCAATATGATCGCGCAAAATCATCACATCCCCTACCTCCTGGGCTGGGTTTAATCCCCCACTGGCATTGGAAACACAAAGTGTTTTTACTCCCAGGTTTTTCATCACCCTGATCGGAAAAGTAACCTCCTGCATAGTATAGCCTTCGTAATAGTGAAATCTTCCCCGCATGGCCATCACTTTTTTGCCAGACAGCTCTCCGAAAATCAATTTGCCGGAATGGCTCTCCACGGTAGAAACAGGAAAATGGGGAATATCAGCATAGTCAATTTCCTGCGCTATGGTGATTTGATCGCCTAGCTTTCCTAGTCCGGTTCCCAGAATAATCCCAATGGAAACAGGTTCAGAAAAATGTGATTGAATGTACTTAGTAGCTTCCGCTATTTGGTTTAGGTAGTTCATGGTGATTAATTTGTCCGAAGTAAATATAAAAATTACGGATAAGCTTCGAACCTTTGGGTAAGGAAGAGTGTAATCAGTGCAGAAAAAAAGAGAAACATGATTAAGATAATCGTAGGAACCAACCGAAAGAATTCAGTATCCAAACGTATTGCAAATCTTTACCAAGAGATTTTAGAGAAAAAGGGTGAAGCCTCAGAAATCCTGGAATTAGAGCATCTTCCCAGTGATTTTATAGACAATGCCTTATACGAAAACAATGGCAAACATGAATTGTACAATGAGTTTCATGACCAGCTGATAGGAGGCAAAAAGTTTGTGTTCATCGTACCGGAATACAACGGATCATTCCCTGGCATCCTGAAAACCTTCATCGACGGGATGACCTACCCCAATACGTTGAGGGGTAAAAAATGTGCCATGGTGGGTATTTCTTCTGGAATAGGCGGCGGTGGCATCGCTATGAGCCACCTTACCGACATCTTCCATTATTTGGGGATGCATGTCCTAGCTCTCAAGCCAAAACTGGCTAAAATAGAGCAAAATATGTCAGATAACCTGCTCACCAACAGGTTGTATTTGGACTTGCTGCAAACCCAGGCAGACATGCTGCTTGATTTCTAGACCTTAATCTACATTATCATGCAGGAATCTATTATTGCCTAAAATCTCATTATCATCGTTCAGATTGTATTTGCTGATGCTAGGCTCAGAGCTATGCTGAGGCTCGTTTAGAACTACATTTTTACGCTGATAGGCAGGTACTTCCATCTTTTCCTTCAACTCCTCTGGAGTAGGGTTAAACGTACGGTTACCTTTTAGCTTTTCAAATCTCTCGTGAGCTCTTTGAATCGCTTTTTGCTTCATTTGCTCGTAGTAGTCATTTGCAAAAGCTGGAGCTGCTGGCTCTTCTTCTTTTTTAGTTTCTTCTTCAGCAGCAGGCTTTTTCGCCTCTTCCTCTTCAAACAGGTCATGCACTATCTTCTCCTGCGCAGGCTTTGGAGCTTCCGGTTTGGACTCCTCTTTTGGTTTCATAAAGGAGAAAAGTCCTTCACGCTTTGGAGCTGGTTTAGGCTCTGGAGTAGGCTCTGATTTTTGGGGAGTTTCGGCTACAGGCTTCTCTTCAGAAACAGGCTCTGGATCTGGAGTAGGAGCAGGAGTTTTAGGCATAGAAAACACGAACGTAGAGCCGCCAGGAACAGAATCTTCCTTCACTTTCTCTGACTTACCAGATTCCAGATGGATCATGGTTTTCTCTTCCTGTACTTCTTCTGCAGGGGTGCTAGCCTCAGGGGCCGGTGCCGGTGCTGAAACTGGTTCAGCTGGCTTGGCTGTTTCTATTTTCTTGTTTGAAGCACCTTCCAGTCTATCCATCGCAAAACCAGTAGCGATTACAGTTACCCGGATTGCCTTGTTAAGCTCTGGATCAATACCCTGTCCGAAAATCACTTCAGCATTATCTCCTGCTTTCTCCTGAATGTATTCAGTGATTTCACTCAATTCGTCCATGGACAACTCCTCATCCTCGCCTGACATGATGGAAAGCAAGATTTTCTCAGCTCCTTTGATGTCCACATTGTTCAGCAATGGAGAGGAAATAGCTGCTCCAGCTGCACGGATGGCACGACCTTCACCCTCTTCGGTAGAGGATCCCATCACCGCTGCTCCGGCATCTTTCATCACGGTCTTCACATCCTCAAAATCCACGTTTACATCTTGATGAACAGTGATGATCTCTGCAATAGATCTAGCAGCTGTGGACAAAATATCATCCGCCTTGCTGAAAGCTGTCCTGATGGCCAGGTTACCGTAAATCTCTCTTAGCTTATCATTCAAAA
This genomic window from Algoriphagus sp. TR-M9 contains:
- a CDS encoding NADPH-dependent FMN reductase, translating into MIKIIVGTNRKNSVSKRIANLYQEILEKKGEASEILELEHLPSDFIDNALYENNGKHELYNEFHDQLIGGKKFVFIVPEYNGSFPGILKTFIDGMTYPNTLRGKKCAMVGISSGIGGGGIAMSHLTDIFHYLGMHVLALKPKLAKIEQNMSDNLLTNRLYLDLLQTQADMLLDF
- a CDS encoding purine-nucleoside phosphorylase, which codes for MNYLNQIAEATKYIQSHFSEPVSIGIILGTGLGKLGDQITIAQEIDYADIPHFPVSTVESHSGKLIFGELSGKKVMAMRGRFHYYEGYTMQEVTFPIRVMKNLGVKTLCVSNASGGLNPAQEVGDVMILRDHIDLFPENPLRGKHFEEFGPRFPDMSDAYSSRLIAQALGYAQRKGYPVHTGVYAGVQGPNLETPAEYKYIRSIGADAVGMSTVPEVIVSRQMGIEVFGISAITDLGVEGKIKAVTIAEVLAAAAKAEPIMADVIKELVRVMD
- the ftsZ gene encoding cell division protein FtsZ — its product is MSDNMKDYRFDLQKNPKSIIKVIGVGGGGSNAVNHMFSLGIKDVEFVVVNTDAQALKSSPVPLRLQLGANLTEGLGAGANPEQGKNAAIESEDEIRELLADNTKMVFITAGMGGGTGTGAAPVVARVAKELNILTVGIVTAPFMFEGRKKMNVAQAGIEALRENCDTVLVILNDKLREIYGNLAIRTAFSKADDILSTAARSIAEIITVHQDVNVDFEDVKTVMKDAGAAVMGSSTEEGEGRAIRAAGAAISSPLLNNVDIKGAEKILLSIMSGEDEELSMDELSEITEYIQEKAGDNAEVIFGQGIDPELNKAIRVTVIATGFAMDRLEGASNKKIETAKPAEPVSAPAPAPEASTPAEEVQEEKTMIHLESGKSEKVKEDSVPGGSTFVFSMPKTPAPTPDPEPVSEEKPVAETPQKSEPTPEPKPAPKREGLFSFMKPKEESKPEAPKPAQEKIVHDLFEEEEAKKPAAEEETKKEEEPAAPAFANDYYEQMKQKAIQRAHERFEKLKGNRTFNPTPEELKEKMEVPAYQRKNVVLNEPQHSSEPSISKYNLNDDNEILGNNRFLHDNVD